The DNA region TCGCGCGGCGGGGTCCTCGACCAGGCTGGCCGCGCCGGCAGCCAGTGCGGAGCTCGCGACCAGCCGGATCACCCCGTCACCGCCGACCCCTGCCCTGCGGTCGGTCAGTCCCCGGACAAGGTGCGGCGTCAGGTCGAGCGAGCCGTCGAGATCAGCGATGAGCACGAAGTCGTTCTGGGTGCCGTGGCCCTTGGTCACGGCGAGCGTGCGACCGCCACGGTCGGGACGCAGGTCGGCGGACGAGGTCATGACCCGAGCGTACGACGGCGCACGCCGGGATCGACGAGACGTCCGGCATCAGCCTGCGCGACGAGGTCGAGGGCCCGGTCGACCAGTTCCGGGGCGCGGGAGTCGAGCCAGTGCACCCGGGGATCCCGCCCGAACCACCCCATCTGCTTGCGGGCGAGGCGCCGCGTCCCGGCGATCACCGCGGCGCGGGCCTCGGGCTCGGTGACCTCCCCGCGAAGCAGGGCGAGCACCTGCGCGTAGCCCACCGCACGTGCCGCCGTCCGGCCCATCCGGCGCCCGGCGAGGCCGCCCACCTCGTCGACCAGGCCGCGGGCCCACATGTGTGCCACGCGGTGCTCGATCCGCTCGTCCAGCACGTCGCGTGCGCAGTCCAGACCGATCTGCACGGTGGGCCGGGCGTACACCTGCTCGGGGAGCGTCGCGGTGTACGGACGGCCGGTGATCTCGATCACCTCGAGGGCACGGACGATGCGCCGTGTGTTGGCCCGGCCGATGCGATCCGCCGCATCGGGGTCGACGGCGGCGAGCTCGTCGTGCAGCAGGCCAGGTCCGACCTCCCGTGCCCTGGCCTCGAGCCGGGCACGGACGACCGGGTCCACCGGAGCGAGCTCCATCCGGTCCAGCAGCGCGCGCACGTACAGGCCGGAACCACCGACCACGACGGGCCGCCCACCGTGGGCGGCGATCACCGCCAGGTCCGCGCGGGCCGCCCGCTGGTAGGCCGCGACCGAGGCGTCCTCGTCCACGTCGAGCACATCGAGCATGTGGTGGACGACCCCGCGGCGCTCCGCCGGCGACAGCTTGGCCGTCCCGATGTCCATCCCCCGGTACAGCTGCATCGCGTCGGCGTTGACGATCTCCCCACCGAGCCGCTCGGCGAGCGCGAGCCCCAGGTCGGACTTGCCCGTGGCCGTCGGCCCGACCAGCGCGACGACGGGCGTCGTGGTCCTGCCGGTCGCGGTCATGCCTGCTCCGGCGGCGACTCGTCCGTCAGGTCCCCGTGCCGTCCACCGGCCGGGTGGTCCCACACCACGACGGCATACGTGGCGTCGAACGGGGACGAGACGAGCCGGACATCCCCCCGGATCGCCGGACCACCAAGGGTCTGCGCGGCCGTCGCACCGATCAGCACCTGCCACGGGGCCCAGGCGCTCACGGCGAGCTCCACCGCGACGCTGCCGGGCACGGCCGCGAGGCGTTCGACGGCGTCGGGGCCGAGGTCCGCGAGGTCGGCGAGCACCCGGTCGTCGAACGGAGCGGCCCGTCCGTCCTGCGCCAACGGACCGGCCGGGCCCCGGCGGGCGCTGAGCGAACCGACCAGGAGCAGCGCGACCCGGTCCGCCCCGGCGGTGCGGTCACGACCGACGGCCCGCAGCGCGGCGGCGTCCTGCGCGGGCACGACCAGCGCGGAGACCGCCCCGGCCCAGCCCACCTCGGCGAGCAGCAGCAGGGCGACCGACGTCGCGACGTCCCGGACGACCGGCCGCGACTGCCGGTCGGGACCGGTCGACCAGCCGAGGGCGTCGTCGTCCAGCCCGGCGGCTCCGAGCGAGGCACGCACCGGGCCCTCGTGCTCGACCAGACCACGACCCGGCCGGCCGGCCGCCACCACGACGACCCGGTCCGGCCCCCCCGACACGAGATCGCCGACGGCACCGAGGGCGGCCGACCGCTCGGCGGCGAGCACCTCGGCGGCACCAGCGGCACCGGGCACCAGGAGAGCCGTCTCCGGCACGAGGGCAGCAGCGTGGAGCACGCACCGACCGTACCTGTCCGGCGGATGCCCAGGGGCCGACGCCCGCCGCGCAGGTATGGTGCAGCGATGGGGCTCTTCTCCTGGGTGCGCCGGGTTCGCGAGGCGGATGGCCCACGCACCGTCTCGGGTCCAGGTGACCGTCCGCTGCGGGGCCTGCTCGGCGGTCCGAGCCGCCAGGCCCCCGAGCAGCGCGCCGGTGCGCCGGACCCGGCGATCCCGTCCCCCCTGACGACCGAGCGCCTCCGGTCATGGTTCAGCCGGCACGGCTACAGCTACTTCGTCGACGACGACGGCGACGTCGGCGGTCTGTGGCGCGGGCGCCTGTTCCACTTCTTCCTCTTCGGCGAGCACCAGGAGATCCTCCAGGTGCGCGGCCAGTGGAATCGTGAGTTCGCGATCGAACGGCTCACCGACGTGCTCGAGATCTGCAACGAGTGGAACGCGGAGAAGATCTGGCCCAAGGCCTACGTGCGCGTGCGCGACGACGGGATGGTGCACGTGACCTGCGAGGTCGCCACCGACCTCGAGCACGGCGTGAGCGACGCCCAGCTCGGGCAGCTGCTGCAGTGCGGGCTGAGTGCCGCCAGCGTCTTCTTCGACACCCTCGACCAGCTGTACCCCGACCCGGCATCGGCCGCGCCATGAGCGGCTCCGAGGTGCCGACGCCGCTCGACAGCGGCCGCGTCGAGGCGTACCTGCGCGGGCGCGGCTATCGCGTGCAGCGGGACCCGGACGGTGACCTGACCGGCACCTGGGACGGTGACCGCTTCTGGTTCCTCCTACTCGGCGAGCAGCACGAGGTGCTTCAGGTGCGCGGACGCTGGCGCCGGACCCTGCCGCAGGACCGATGGGGCG from Cellulomonas sp. KRMCY2 includes:
- the miaA gene encoding tRNA (adenosine(37)-N6)-dimethylallyltransferase MiaA; this translates as MTATGRTTTPVVALVGPTATGKSDLGLALAERLGGEIVNADAMQLYRGMDIGTAKLSPAERRGVVHHMLDVLDVDEDASVAAYQRAARADLAVIAAHGGRPVVVGGSGLYVRALLDRMELAPVDPVVRARLEARAREVGPGLLHDELAAVDPDAADRIGRANTRRIVRALEVIEITGRPYTATLPEQVYARPTVQIGLDCARDVLDERIEHRVAHMWARGLVDEVGGLAGRRMGRTAARAVGYAQVLALLRGEVTEPEARAAVIAGTRRLARKQMGWFGRDPRVHWLDSRAPELVDRALDLVAQADAGRLVDPGVRRRTLGS
- a CDS encoding YbjN domain-containing protein, producing the protein MGLFSWVRRVREADGPRTVSGPGDRPLRGLLGGPSRQAPEQRAGAPDPAIPSPLTTERLRSWFSRHGYSYFVDDDGDVGGLWRGRLFHFFLFGEHQEILQVRGQWNREFAIERLTDVLEICNEWNAEKIWPKAYVRVRDDGMVHVTCEVATDLEHGVSDAQLGQLLQCGLSAASVFFDTLDQLYPDPASAAP